CTTTTTTTTACCTATGCATGGAATCTCATGAGATGTGGGCAAAGTGTTTTGGATATGGGTACTCAACAAACAACGACTTTGAAAGAGCTATGCTAAGTGCTTATGCTAAAAAATTAGGAATGGACTTTTTAATTTGAAGTTTTTTAAAATCTTACTATTTAGCTTTGCACTTTTTTCAACAAACATGCTACTTGCAAAAGAAACAAATCCTATATCAATTCAAGAGAAAAAAAAGAAGTTTTTTAAGACTTTAGTACCTGCTATAAATAGTATTTATATGGAGCTCTATGGAAATTATAAAAGAATAAAGAGAAATATAAAAAATCCAAAATATAAAAATTATATCTCAACTTTGAAAAAAGCTTATAAAGTAAAAACAGACAAAGATTTACTTAAAGCACTAAAACCTCATCCTAGAAGTATAGCTCTAGCTCAAGCTGCGGTAGAGAGTGCTTGGGGAACTTCAAAGTTTTACAAAGAGGCAAACAATGTTTTTGGTATCTGGTCATTTAATAAAAATGAACCTAGAATAGCTGCCTCACAAAAAAGAGGAAAAACAACTATTTGGCTTAAAAAGTATGCTTCTATCAGAGAGTCTGTAAAAGACTACTATAAAAACATTTCTCGCTCACATGCATTTGTAGAGTTTAGAGAGTTAAATATGAAAACAGATGACCCATATAAGCTTGTCAAAAAATTAACCCTTTACTCTGAGATGAAAGAGATATACACGCAAGAGTTAGCGGCAGTTATAAAACATAACAAGCTATACAAATATGATAAGCCTTAATTTTTAAACCTAACTAAAACCATCCCCACAAACCTATCTTTGTTGTAGTATTCGACTCTATAAGTAGTGCCAGTTTTATCTATAGAAAAGCGTTTTTGAATTTGATGTTTTTTTATCTCTATGCCCGTCTCAATGCCACTTTTGTTTACATAACCTATAACATTTACCCTGTAACCATTTGATTTATAAACTAAAAAGCTCTTATCTACTTCTAAAATCTTTCCAAACTTAGCGTCTATCTCTTTACCATCTACCTTGAATTTTACAATGTTATCATCTTTATCCATATCAAGATAGTCAGCATTTAGCTTTGAGAGCCTTCTATTTCCATACTGAATGACATAAGTGTTGCCATTTTTTATGATGGTAAGGAGTGGATTGCTAGCCTTAAAGTCAACAACTCCATCCTTTTTTATAGGAAAGTAGTTTACAATATCTCTGATTTGTGCAAGTGGCAAGCTTATCTTTTCTTCATATAGAGATATATGAATATCATTGTTTATAGCGCTATAAACTCCAGCAGAATCAAGTGTAAACTTCCTTTTAAACTCTATGCCCATCACATTCATATACTTCTCTAATGCTAAGAGATGATAATATACTCTTTGATGTGTAGGCAGACTTTTACTAGCTTCATTTCCAAAAGCGGCTTTTCCTTCATTAATGGCGAAATATGTAAGAGTTTTCTCCATCTCCTTATCGCCCTCTTTTGTTCTAGTATTATGAACATGATATTTATGTTTATCTTTAATAAGATGATCATTTACGTGTTTTACAACACTCGATGCAATGTCTTCAAGATTTGAGTAGATTTTTGTATCTATGTTTGACTGGTCTATGATGGAGCACTGTCCCCATCTGTGTGGTGAGTGCATATCATCTTCATAATTTTTTCTATAAAATCCACTTCCATCATGTAGGTTTACAACTAGTTTTACATTTTTATCTTTTATATAACTTTTTATCCTCTGAATAGTTTCATACTCTGGGTCTTTTTGACAAAGTTCAGCAAATTTTCTATTCATATCTCCATGAGGACCTCTACTTCGTTTTATAATGCTATAAAAGTTTAAATTAGGAACTACCCAAAGAGAACCTTTTGTTATCTCATAGTGAGTAGCTAGAAGTGATGCGGAGATAAACCCACCTGGCTCATCTCCTTGGATCCCACCAATAACAAGCAGAGTATTTGCGTCTTGTTCTCCTTTTTGAATAAGATCAAATTTAAAAAGATCTTGTGCACCTAAGAGAGAGCAAAAGAGAAAAATAGCAGTGCTAAATAACTTCAACATGCCAAGGTTCAAACCTTACTCCATCACTGTTATCTTTTTTATATCTCATGTTGATATATGGTAGTTCTATCATCATCTTAAACTCTGTAGTTGTTGCAAACTCTTCTGTAAAGTTTTTATATCCCCATCCACGAAGACCTACATCAAAGTCGCTGATGGTATGGTAAGAGTAGGCTGGAGGTGCAATATCTATAGATGCCTTTGTTATATTTCCACCATTTCTTTTTAGTTTATTTACATAAAGGCTCAGCTGTTTTACAATATTTCTAACCCCTGATGTAAGTATCAAAGAATCTCCTACATCTTCTAAAAGTTTGTCATAATCTTCTAAGGGTTTACCCTTAAAGAGATAGTGACCAGTGTAAGGAATCTTTACAACATCTTTTTTAGATACTTTGTTATTTAAATTTTTACAAGTTTTTGCCCCATAAAAACCATATGCCTTAGGCTCTTCATAAAAAAACTTCTCTATCAAAGAGAGCTCATCATCTAAAAATGTACCAATAGTCGGATAGTTTCTAGCATAATAAAGTGCCTCATCAAAAGAGACTAAGTTAAAGTTTGCAAAACCTATATAACCTCTAAGTCTTGTAAATCTAGCATCTAGTCTCTTTAGAGTCTTGTGCTCTTGATAGGATAGAAAAATATCCTTGTTAGATTGAACAAACTCATTAGCAAAAAGTGGTGATAAAGATAAAGTCGTTAAAAAAAGTCTTCTATTCATACTCGCAATTATACCTTAGTTTTACAATTTGGCATTATATAAACTTATCCTCTAATTATTTTAATGGTTTTTACATAACAAAGAAGATACAATCTCAAAATATTCTCAGCTAATTATCTAAACCACCAAGGACAAAAAATGCAACAAAGCGAGCACCTAGAACTAGGTTTTATAAACACTCTTAGAGTAGATAGACATGCAGATCCTGGTATATTTCTTATAGCAGGAGATGGCATAGATGTGCTTCTTCCAAATGCTTATGTAAAAGAGGAGATGGTAGTTGACTCTTTGGTGGATGTTTTTTTATATACTGATTCAGAAGATAGGTTAGTAGCTACTACACTAAAACCTAAAGCTATGCTAGATGAGTTTGCACTTTTAGAAGTTGTAGATGTTGCACCTTTTGGAGCTTTTTTGGATTGGGGACTTCCTAAAGATCTACTTTGTCCTAGGATGCTACAAAAGACTCCTTTTAAAGTTGGCGAAAAAAGGTTTGTAAAAGTTGTCTATGATGAGCAGACTCACAGACTTGTAGCGAGTGAAAAATTAGGCAATTTTTTTCTTAAAAAAGTAAAAGGTATCAAAGCAGCTGATGAAGTAAACATCACCATCATTACAAAGACTCCACTAGGTTTTAAGTGCATCGTTGAAGACAAATATGAAGGACTTATATACCACAATGAAATCTTTGAGAAAATCTCTTTAGGAGATAAAAGAGCTGCCTATGTAAAGACTATCCGTAAAGATGGAAATATAGATCTCTCACTTAGAAAAGCTGGAGAGAGAAACTCTTCTGCAGACAAAGTACTAGAACTTCTAAAACACAACAATGGTATCATGGCTTATAACTACAAAAGTGATGCCCAGCTTATAAAAGATGTTTTTGGACTTAGTAAAAAAGAGTTCAAACGCTCACTAACAACTCTAGCCGACGCTAAAAAGATAGAAGTTAAAGATAGTGGCATCTATCTTAAGTGATGAGTAGACGCAAAAAAGATGATGTTAGAGTTGTTATTTTTATCTAGCAAGAAAATCTCTCTTTTAACATACAACCAACTCCATAAGGTTTTTTAGAATAAAACTCTTTGGAGTGATGTACTATAAGAGCGTGATACTCTTGATAGACTTTTACTAACTCTTGCTCATCTTCTATAAACTCTTTTAAGCTCTCTTGCATTAGCTCTTTTATCTCTTTATATTTCGCTCTCTCATCGATAAATCCTAACTCTAAGAGAACTCTTTTTGTATATGCATCTATCTTAAATTCACTCTTACTATATCCATACAAAAGTATAGAGTCTGCACTCTCTTGCCCTATGCCCAAGACGCTTAAAAGTTCCTCTCTTGATGGGACTCTTGAGTCCAAGCTTTCATAAAAAGAGACAAATTCTAAGATATATCTAGCCTTTTGGTTAAAATATCCTGATGGTTTTATAGCAAGCTTTAAACTCTCTAAGTCTAGCTTCTTTATAGATGCAGGACTTAGTGCATCAAGTGCTTTTAAATTTTGAAGTGACTTTACAACTGATTTAAAAGTTGTGTTTTGAGTAAGAATAGTACCAAGACACACTTCAAAAA
This sequence is a window from Sulfurimonas hongkongensis. Protein-coding genes within it:
- a CDS encoding glucosaminidase domain-containing protein → MKFFKILLFSFALFSTNMLLAKETNPISIQEKKKKFFKTLVPAINSIYMELYGNYKRIKRNIKNPKYKNYISTLKKAYKVKTDKDLLKALKPHPRSIALAQAAVESAWGTSKFYKEANNVFGIWSFNKNEPRIAASQKRGKTTIWLKKYASIRESVKDYYKNISRSHAFVEFRELNMKTDDPYKLVKKLTLYSEMKEIYTQELAAVIKHNKLYKYDKP
- a CDS encoding M14 family metallopeptidase; this encodes MLKLFSTAIFLFCSLLGAQDLFKFDLIQKGEQDANTLLVIGGIQGDEPGGFISASLLATHYEITKGSLWVVPNLNFYSIIKRSRGPHGDMNRKFAELCQKDPEYETIQRIKSYIKDKNVKLVVNLHDGSGFYRKNYEDDMHSPHRWGQCSIIDQSNIDTKIYSNLEDIASSVVKHVNDHLIKDKHKYHVHNTRTKEGDKEMEKTLTYFAINEGKAAFGNEASKSLPTHQRVYYHLLALEKYMNVMGIEFKRKFTLDSAGVYSAINNDIHISLYEEKISLPLAQIRDIVNYFPIKKDGVVDFKASNPLLTIIKNGNTYVIQYGNRRLSKLNADYLDMDKDDNIVKFKVDGKEIDAKFGKILEVDKSFLVYKSNGYRVNVIGYVNKSGIETGIEIKKHQIQKRFSIDKTGTTYRVEYYNKDRFVGMVLVRFKN
- a CDS encoding M15 family metallopeptidase; the protein is MNRRLFLTTLSLSPLFANEFVQSNKDIFLSYQEHKTLKRLDARFTRLRGYIGFANFNLVSFDEALYYARNYPTIGTFLDDELSLIEKFFYEEPKAYGFYGAKTCKNLNNKVSKKDVVKIPYTGHYLFKGKPLEDYDKLLEDVGDSLILTSGVRNIVKQLSLYVNKLKRNGGNITKASIDIAPPAYSYHTISDFDVGLRGWGYKNFTEEFATTTEFKMMIELPYINMRYKKDNSDGVRFEPWHVEVI
- a CDS encoding CvfB family protein, with the protein product MQQSEHLELGFINTLRVDRHADPGIFLIAGDGIDVLLPNAYVKEEMVVDSLVDVFLYTDSEDRLVATTLKPKAMLDEFALLEVVDVAPFGAFLDWGLPKDLLCPRMLQKTPFKVGEKRFVKVVYDEQTHRLVASEKLGNFFLKKVKGIKAADEVNITIITKTPLGFKCIVEDKYEGLIYHNEIFEKISLGDKRAAYVKTIRKDGNIDLSLRKAGERNSSADKVLELLKHNNGIMAYNYKSDAQLIKDVFGLSKKEFKRSLTTLADAKKIEVKDSGIYLK
- a CDS encoding endonuclease III domain-containing protein; translation: MYKFLYETYGAQGWWPFIESGYDKGSYRFNKTSDEIFEVCLGTILTQNTTFKSVVKSLQNLKALDALSPASIKKLDLESLKLAIKPSGYFNQKARYILEFVSFYESLDSRVPSREELLSVLGIGQESADSILLYGYSKSEFKIDAYTKRVLLELGFIDERAKYKEIKELMQESLKEFIEDEQELVKVYQEYHALIVHHSKEFYSKKPYGVGCMLKERFSC